The following coding sequences are from one Aethina tumida isolate Nest 87 chromosome 2, icAetTumi1.1, whole genome shotgun sequence window:
- the LOC109594106 gene encoding E3 ubiquitin-protein ligase RNF19A, whose translation MTLPAALPPVARRADRPPAQRRNRTQCLSAAWADVQPSVAAQSRRERRRAVCSWSVGYGTLHELDEWRAAAAVAAVNEQVRNKGKVAAVSDNGNRNRLVTSPTIALPHESPQAASRRRGTERLGGGARTRVDFLGMPGIKSILNRRRNSGEGADGDTTSSPLVKTPKGGGDGLKAASSLASLRKCETVLALTSVLRSSSSSSSIEPLQATNRLRASPPASRMCSRCSSLLTLASASRYSLNSSAGFVQVGNVPTQQQQQLQLCKLCLAEVPTQQVVHIGQCNCSFCIECMKAYVQFEIAEGAYDISCPDAQCPSQGVLQQDEIKRLVGNELAGKHLKYRINREVELDKTRTWCPRAGCETVCTLCPTQKCLPQSVYCPTCSTDFCSNCKREWHEGLSCEEHAVRLAKDGKEEQGIPFDGDLIKCCPMCKVPIEKDEGCAQMMCKRCKHVFCWYCLASLDDDFLLRHYDKGPCKNKLGHSRASVIWHRTQVIGIFAGFGILLLVASPLLLLAAPCIVCCKCRVCNVGTTKLDNEEDQVPGEES comes from the exons ATGACTCTGCCCGCTGCGCTGCCGCCGGTGGCGCGTCGCGCCGATAGACCACCCGCACAGCGTCGCAATCGGACGCAGTGTCTGAGCGCCGCGTGGGCCGACGTCCAGCCGTCGGTGGCGGCGCAGTCACGAAGGGAACGACGCCGTGCCGTCTGCTCCTGGTCGGTCGGTTACGGCACACTGCACGAGCTGGACGAGTGGCGGGCGGCAGCCGCCGTCGCCGCCGTCAACGAACAGGTCCGCAACAAAG GAAAGGTGGCCGCCGTCTCCGACAACGGTAATCGCAATCGTCTCGTCACATCACCAACTATAGCTCTGCCCCATGAATCACCCCAG GCGGCGTCTCGTCGTCGGGGAACGGAGCGACTCGGCGGCGGTGCGAGGACGCGCGTCGACTTCCTAGGTATGCCGGGCATCAAGTCGATACTGAACAGGAGGCGGAACAGCGGTGAGGGCGCCGACGGCGACACCACAAGCTCGCCGCTGGTCAAGACGCCCAAGGGTGGCGGCGACGGTCTCAAGGCCGCCTCCAGTCTGGCCAGTCTCAGGAAATGCGAGACCGTTTTGGCCCTCACCAGTGTTCTAAG GTCCTCATCATCATCGTCGAGCATCGAGCCGTTGCAGGCCACGAATCGATTGCGAGCGTCGCCACCGGCGTCGCGAATGTGCTCCCGATGTTCCAGCCTCCTGACGTTGGCTTCCGCCTCTAGATACTCGTTGAATTCGAGCGCTGGATTCGTACAAGTCGGCAATGTCCCTACACAACAACAGCAGCAGCTGCAGCTGTGCAAGCTGTGTCTCGCCGAGGTGCCGACGCAACAGGTCGTCCACATCGGACAATGCAACTGTTCGTTTTGTATTGAG TGCATGAAAGCGTACGTGCAGTTCGAAATAGCGGAAGGGGCGTACGACATTTCGTGTCCGGACGCGCAGTGTCCCTCGCAGGGCGTGTTGCAACAAGACGAGATTAAAAGACTGGTCGGAAACGAGCTCGCCGGCAAACACCTCAAGTACAGAATCAACAGAG AGGTGGAACTGGACAAGACGAGGACGTGGTGTCCGCGTGCCGGTTGCGAGACGGTGTGCACGCTGTGCCCCACGCAGAAATGCCTACCCCAGAGCGTCTACTGTCCCACCTGTTCGACTGACTTCTGCAGCAACTGCAAACGCGAATGGCACGAGGGTCTGAGCTGCGAAGAACACGCCGTCCGTCTGGCCAAGGATGGGAAGGAGGAGCAGGGCATTCCGTTTGACGGCGACCTTATAAAGTGCTGTCCCATGTGCAAGGTGCCGATCGAAAAGGACGAAGGTTGTGCGCAGATGATGTGCAAGCGGTGCAAGCACGTTTTTTGTTGGTATTGCTTGGCTAGTCTTGAC GATGATTTTCTATTGCGACATTACGACAAAGGTCCCTGCAAGAACAAGTTGGGTCACTCGCGGGCGTCGGTCATCTGGCACCGCACCCAGGTCATCGGTATCTTCGCCGGTTTCGGGATCCTGCTGCTGGTTGCGTCGCCGCTGTTGCTACTCGCCGCTCCCTGCATAGTGTGCTGCAAGTGTCGCGTTTGCAACGTAGGAACGACCAAATTGGACAACGAGGAGGACCAGGTGCCGGGCGAGGAGTCCTGA
- the LOC109594050 gene encoding cap-specific mRNA (nucleoside-2'-O-)-methyltransferase 1 has translation MFSEKSFKNVCEIGLIVEKPKENDCQKIEKNNMFVDNPGFRLMQKMGYITGAGLGKKEQGIKEPIITNTNLGTRGFGLNLQNLQLSNEDWDFSREEIHIEQKVTWLENKTNRNFTAKKMRRWIVEGSPKSVINDCYFCNKHLLQQVKKGKEIFDALDSKELGLARTRSNPFEKVRSVFFMNRAALKMANIDAATDFMFTDIENNIHHSNHGAPYYFADVCAGPGGFTEYVLWRKDWLYKGFGLTLKDENDFKLNESTCANPATFQPLYGSKGDGNVCCPQNIKDFKQKVLWETDNLGVHFMMSDGGFCVDGKENFQEVLSKNIYICQCLVALEILRNHGHFVTKLFDVFTPFSVGLLYLMYNCFEKVAIFKPNASRPANSERYFVCCNLQTEKPQVEIIKTHLWNIVNKLWQQNDSGSGGGNPETDILSIVPVEVITNDDAFYKYITESNNKFAERQIIGLEKLATFCRNPQLIDVRQDELREKCLDYWHIPDKVKILKTYAYNEDHLPVLGTELLSQAREMSNLNALEMTVVDLEDWHYCPMYCPRKTNNCYFYAGVGYTKVCRYQRDKWVRVKNMQLSKGTLLYGEFVREKVVSKEEPNSELYKYSLHVIDALQLGEKKLLNVKYTERWKMIKQYCKAVNKEYQENTIRLRPKIVKPLYTFVTERIIKSNKQTNGLFCDLPVLGYNVISETIDVNSLLLLKTNENQSFNSTYLLQIQVFLRTQENRDDDLPIESLLTFIKEQL, from the exons ATGTTTAgtgaaaaatcttttaaaaacg TATGTGAAATTGGTTTAATTGTGGAAAAACCAAAGGAAAATGATTGccaaaaaatcgaaaaaaataatatgtttgtgGATAATCCTGGATTTCGCCTAATG CAAAAAATGGGATATATCACAGGTGCAGGTTTAGGCAAAAAAGAGCAGGGTATAAAGGAACCAATAAttacaaacacaaatttaggAACGAGAGGATTTGGACTGAACCTTCAGAATCTCCAACTTTCCAATGAGGATTGGGATTTCAGCAGAGAA GAAATTCATATAGAACAAAAGGTGACATGGTTGGAGAATAAAACAAACAGAAATTTCACAGCAAAAAAAATGAGACGATGGATCGTTGAAGGGTCACCAAAAAGTGTGATTAATGATTGCTACTTTTGCAACAAACACCTTTTACAACAAGTCAAAAAGggaaaa GAAATATTTGATGCATTGGATTCAAAGGAACTAGGGCTGGCCAGGACGAGATCCAATCCGTTCGAAAAAGTTCGATCGGTGTTTTTTATGAACCGTGCGGCGTTGAAAATGGCCAATATCGACGCCGCCACAGATTTTATGTTCACAgacattgaaaataat ATACACCATTCAAATCACGGGGCCCCGTATTACTTTGCGGACGTGTGCGCCGGTCCGGGTGGTTTCACCGAATACGTTTTATGGCGTAAGGACTGGTTGTACAAAGGTTTTGGTTTGACGTTGAAGGACGAAAACGATTTCAAATTGAACGAGTCCACGTGTGCGAATCCGGCCACGTTCCAACCGCTTTATGGAAGCAAAGGCGATGGGAACGTTTGTTGCCCGCAAAATATCAAAGACTTTAAACAGAAAGTTTTATGGGAGACTGACAATTTGGGGGTGCACTTCATGATGTCAGATGGA GGCTTTTGTGTGGATGGTAAAGAGAACTTCCAGGAGGTGTTGTCCAAGAACATTTACATTTGTCAATGTTTGGTTGCATTGGAGATATTAAGAAATCACGGCCACTTTGTTACCAAATTATTCGACGTATTTACTCCGTTTAGCGTcggtttattgtatttaatgtaCAATTGTTTCGAAAAAG TTGCTATTTTTAAGCCGAACGCGTCACGTCCGGCAAATTCCGAGAGGTATTTCGTTTGTTGTAATCTACAAACAGAGAAACCCCAAGTTGAGATAATCAAGACGCATTTATGGAACATTGTCAACAAATTATGGCAACAAAATGATAGTGGTAGTGGTGGTGGTAATCCGGAGACCGATATTTTAAGCATAGTTCCCGTTGAAGTAATAACAAACGACGacgctttttataaatatatcacaGAGAGTAATAATAAGTTTGCGGAAAGACAAATTATAGGTTTGGAGAAATTGGCAACGTTTTGCAGAAATCCTCAGTTGATTGATGTAAGGCAGGATGAGTTAAGGGAAAAGTGTCTAGATTACTGGCACATTCctgataaagtaaaaattcttaaaacataTGCATACAATGAAGATCATTTACCTGTTCTTGGTACAG AACTGTTGTCGCAAGCGAGAGAAATGAGCAATTTGAATGCTTTGGAAATGACTGTTGTTGATCTGGAGGACTGGCATTATTGTCCGATGTATTGTCCGCGAAAAACAAACAACTGTTACTTTTATGCAG gtGTGGGTTACACAAAAGTGTGCAGATACCAAAGAGACAAGTGGGTGAGGGTAAAGAACATGCAACTTTCAAAAGGCACTCTGTTATATGGAGAGTTTGTGAGAGAAAAAGTTGTCTCAAAGGAAGAACCCAATTCGGAATTGTATAAATACAGTTTGCATGTTATAGACGCGTTACAACTCGGCGAGAAAAAGTTGCTCAACGTTAAATACACAGAGAG GTGGAAGATGATAAAACAGTATTGCAAAGCTGTGAATAAAGAGTACcaagaaaatacaataagattAAGGCCAAAAATCGTGAAACCTTTGTATACTTTTGTAACAGAACGCATAATCAAAAGTAATAAACAAACTAATGGATTATTTTGTGATTTACCTGTGCTAGGGTATAATGTGATTAGTGAAACGATCGATGTTAATTCGTTACTTTTACTCAAAACCAACGAAA atcagTCATTTAATTCCACGTATTTACTTCAAATACAAGTATTTTTAAGAACACAAGAAAATAGAGACGATGATCTACCAATTGAATCTCTTCTGACATTTATAAAGGagcaattgtaa